A portion of the Simkania negevensis Z genome contains these proteins:
- a CDS encoding MBL fold metallo-hydrolase: MENDRFHPFHKQGSRFINPHCDNARRRLHDVFLWQMGYYNDKCPPKKVPKKFKYPNPKKKVRKESPMVTWINHCSFLIHVDGLHMLTDPIWSERCSPLSFLGPRRRHEPPIALKDLPTIDVVLISHDHYDHLDRKTVRALNERNPATLWVVPKGVGKWIAKQGVHHYVELSWWENASLEVEGSPPLSIEITAVPSQHFSGRGLFDKNKTLWAGYVVDFKRHRRKDKRLYFVGDTGYNSKDFKAIGNQFGEMDLSLIPIGTYVPAKFMDPVHISPQKATAIHKEVNSKLSIGMHWKTFRLSSEELHQPPYDLHRSLEKAGVDPATFRVIDPGQKINW; this comes from the coding sequence ATGGAAAATGACCGATTTCACCCATTTCATAAACAGGGTTCACGTTTTATCAATCCACATTGTGACAACGCAAGGCGTCGTCTTCACGACGTCTTTTTGTGGCAGATGGGATATTACAATGACAAGTGCCCACCTAAAAAGGTGCCAAAGAAGTTCAAGTATCCGAATCCTAAAAAAAAGGTGCGAAAGGAAAGTCCGATGGTGACTTGGATCAACCATTGCAGTTTTTTAATTCACGTTGATGGGCTTCATATGCTCACAGACCCGATTTGGAGTGAGCGGTGCTCTCCCTTATCATTTTTAGGGCCACGTCGCCGTCATGAACCACCGATTGCTTTAAAGGACTTACCAACAATTGATGTGGTGCTGATTAGCCATGACCACTACGACCACCTAGATCGAAAAACTGTGAGGGCACTCAATGAGCGGAATCCGGCGACTTTATGGGTGGTTCCTAAAGGAGTTGGGAAGTGGATTGCGAAGCAAGGGGTGCACCATTATGTGGAACTTTCGTGGTGGGAAAACGCTTCGTTAGAAGTTGAAGGATCTCCTCCACTTTCTATTGAAATCACAGCTGTTCCGAGCCAACACTTTTCAGGAAGAGGATTGTTCGACAAGAACAAGACCCTTTGGGCAGGCTATGTGGTGGATTTCAAACGGCACAGACGGAAAGATAAGAGACTTTACTTCGTTGGCGATACCGGGTACAATTCCAAAGACTTTAAAGCCATTGGCAATCAATTTGGAGAAATGGACCTCAGTTTAATTCCGATTGGAACTTATGTTCCTGCTAAGTTTATGGATCCTGTGCATATCAGTCCGCAAAAGGCAACAGCAATTCACAAAGAGGTGAACTCTAAACTGAGTATCGGAATGCACTGGAAAACGTTTCGTTTGTCGAGTGAAGAGCTTCATCAACCCCCTTATGACCTGCATAGGTCATTAGAAAAAGCGGGAGTCGATCCGGCAACTTTTCGAGTGATTGATCCGGGGCAAAAAATTAACTGGTAA
- a CDS encoding class I SAM-dependent methyltransferase: protein MRWIVDYFRYAWYDLQHARQVKSRYYQDPEYSVLDRALLKKYIFRSPYQISKKYLKKKREKDLYTYGETPLTTFEKMAKEVEVKPLDHVLELGCGRGRGVFFLAHFYNCKVTGIERIPQFVKLADHVASKHKVENVSFKCGDMFEMKWPNANVIYLYGTCLSDDEIKQVLNKVKTFPKGTRILSVSYPLIEYDDDHAFKLIKRFLVAFPWGETEAFLQVVQ, encoded by the coding sequence ATGCGCTGGATTGTCGATTACTTTCGTTATGCTTGGTATGACTTGCAACATGCGCGGCAAGTCAAAAGTCGTTACTACCAAGATCCAGAATATAGTGTCTTAGACCGCGCCCTTCTTAAAAAGTACATTTTTCGAAGCCCTTATCAAATCAGCAAGAAATATCTCAAAAAGAAACGGGAAAAAGATCTCTATACATATGGAGAAACTCCTCTCACCACTTTTGAAAAGATGGCGAAAGAAGTAGAAGTTAAACCTCTCGATCATGTCTTGGAGCTCGGTTGTGGAAGAGGACGAGGCGTTTTTTTTCTCGCCCATTTTTACAATTGTAAAGTGACAGGAATTGAACGGATCCCACAGTTTGTGAAACTTGCCGACCATGTCGCTTCGAAGCACAAAGTCGAAAATGTCTCTTTTAAATGTGGTGACATGTTTGAAATGAAATGGCCTAATGCAAATGTCATTTATCTCTATGGGACTTGCTTGTCGGATGATGAAATCAAACAAGTACTGAATAAAGTAAAAACTTTTCCAAAAGGGACGCGGATTTTAAGTGTGAGTTATCCTTTAATTGAGTATGATGATGATCATGCTTTTAAACTCATCAAGAGGTTTCTCGTGGCATTCCCATGGGGTGAAACAGAAGCTTTTTTACAAGTGGTTCAATGA
- a CDS encoding 4a-hydroxytetrahydrobiopterin dehydratase — MNDLSKKKCVPCLADAPPLKGEDLKSLYMQLDEGWKIVDEHHLEREYKFKNFKHALSFTNVIGKVAEEEGHHPDIFLSWGMVKIRLWTHKINGLSESDFILAAKIEAEFISHEGS, encoded by the coding sequence ATGAACGATTTATCGAAGAAAAAATGTGTTCCTTGCCTTGCAGATGCCCCACCTCTCAAAGGGGAAGATCTTAAGTCGCTTTATATGCAACTAGATGAAGGGTGGAAGATTGTCGATGAGCACCATCTTGAGCGTGAGTATAAATTCAAAAACTTCAAACATGCTCTTTCTTTTACCAACGTCATAGGGAAGGTGGCCGAAGAAGAGGGACACCATCCTGACATCTTTCTTTCTTGGGGCATGGTCAAGATCAGGCTTTGGACCCATAAAATCAATGGGCTTTCAGAAAGTGACTTCATCTTAGCAGCAAAAATCGAAGCCGAATTCATCTCCCATGAGGGTAGTTAA
- the ispG gene encoding (E)-4-hydroxy-3-methylbut-2-enyl-diphosphate synthase, whose amino-acid sequence MRYSEAIYQTKRWKTREVKVGKVGVGGNNPIRIQSMTTSDTRDVEATANQIMRLADTGCEIARVTVQGKKEAEACEGIKNTLVQKGYDIPVVADIHFYPPAAMLVVDYVDKVRVNPGNFVDRRATFRTIEYDDASYEAELRKIDETFGPLVEKCKKLKRAMRIGTNHGSLSDRIMNRYGDTPFGMVESALEFARVCRKLGYHDFMFSMKASNPLVMMQAYRLLVHEMMKLGWNYPLHLGVTEAGDGEDGRVKSAVGIGSLLLDGLGDTIRVSLTEDPWAEIDPCKRLIRLAESYEGKGTLPFIETKRNVAAIERRYVRQTSPLHRDGSVILNLESPSTDLGTKEGKVDAVYMEKYEPLKDDVTILTRTPNVSGALLVKDLEEFDETAQVAWVKDGDPSSWNRLLEHPVKMILLELTESPIHQGRYFFDWIQQSKLDIPVILVVSYDLSEEDTVIHAAAELGALLGDGYGEGILLRTRLTPGQNRSLSFNILQACRLRASKTEFIACPGCGRTLFDLQEVTKRIRLKTSHLPGVKIAIMGCIVNGPGEMADADFGYVGSRAGKVDLYVGKECVERNIDFDAADERLIELIKAHDRWIEIEEPALL is encoded by the coding sequence ATGAGATATTCTGAAGCGATTTACCAAACCAAGCGTTGGAAAACTCGAGAAGTTAAAGTTGGAAAAGTTGGAGTAGGGGGTAATAATCCCATCCGTATCCAATCTATGACCACATCTGATACGCGTGATGTGGAAGCAACGGCTAATCAAATTATGCGTCTTGCCGATACAGGTTGTGAAATTGCTCGGGTCACCGTTCAAGGAAAAAAAGAAGCTGAGGCCTGTGAAGGGATAAAGAATACTCTCGTCCAAAAAGGATATGACATTCCCGTTGTTGCAGACATCCATTTTTACCCTCCAGCAGCCATGTTAGTGGTTGACTATGTCGATAAAGTGCGAGTCAATCCAGGTAACTTTGTCGATCGCCGTGCAACTTTTCGCACCATTGAATACGACGATGCTTCTTATGAAGCAGAGTTACGTAAAATTGACGAAACCTTTGGACCCCTTGTTGAAAAATGTAAAAAACTTAAAAGGGCAATGCGAATCGGCACGAACCATGGCTCTCTTTCTGATCGGATCATGAATCGATATGGGGATACCCCGTTTGGAATGGTGGAATCTGCATTGGAATTTGCCCGCGTTTGCCGCAAGTTGGGGTATCATGACTTCATGTTTTCGATGAAAGCCAGTAACCCCCTTGTGATGATGCAAGCGTACCGTCTCCTTGTGCATGAAATGATGAAACTGGGTTGGAATTATCCTCTTCATCTTGGAGTGACTGAAGCAGGCGATGGTGAAGATGGGAGAGTCAAATCGGCTGTTGGTATTGGATCCTTGCTTCTCGACGGACTTGGAGACACCATTCGAGTTTCACTGACAGAAGATCCTTGGGCTGAAATTGATCCGTGCAAACGCCTCATCCGTTTAGCTGAAAGTTACGAAGGCAAAGGCACTCTTCCTTTCATTGAAACCAAGCGCAATGTTGCAGCTATTGAAAGGCGTTATGTGCGCCAAACTTCGCCACTTCATCGAGATGGATCTGTGATTTTAAACTTAGAAAGCCCTTCAACTGACTTAGGAACAAAAGAAGGAAAAGTTGATGCTGTTTATATGGAAAAGTACGAGCCCCTGAAAGATGATGTGACAATTCTCACCCGTACTCCAAATGTTTCAGGCGCCCTTCTAGTCAAAGATCTCGAAGAGTTTGATGAAACAGCTCAAGTTGCTTGGGTCAAAGATGGCGATCCTAGCAGTTGGAATCGACTCCTTGAACATCCTGTGAAAATGATTTTACTAGAATTGACAGAATCTCCCATTCACCAAGGGCGGTACTTTTTCGATTGGATCCAACAATCCAAACTCGATATCCCTGTGATTCTCGTTGTAAGCTACGATCTTTCTGAAGAAGACACCGTCATTCATGCCGCAGCAGAGCTTGGGGCTTTACTTGGGGATGGTTATGGCGAAGGAATTCTTTTGCGCACCCGTCTGACTCCCGGACAAAACCGATCGCTCTCATTCAACATTCTACAAGCTTGTCGACTACGCGCTTCCAAAACAGAGTTCATTGCATGCCCTGGTTGTGGACGCACCTTGTTTGATTTGCAAGAAGTCACTAAACGGATTCGCTTAAAAACGTCCCACCTTCCTGGAGTGAAAATTGCCATCATGGGTTGTATTGTCAATGGCCCTGGTGAAATGGCTGATGCAGACTTTGGGTATGTGGGGTCACGCGCCGGTAAGGTCGATCTTTATGTTGGCAAAGAGTGCGTTGAACGAAACATCGACTTTGACGCTGCTGATGAAAGACTCATTGAACTCATCAAAGCTCATGACCGTTGGATTGAGATAGAGGAGCCTGCTCTCTTGTGA
- a CDS encoding M20 metallopeptidase family protein — MMNKESILSLSLEHQSFTAEMRHKLHEIPELQWEEEKTLALISSEIEKIMTSSKVPIQLHQKEGGIYVDVDLDPHYQRLLFRADIDALPIEEQTGLSYSSIHPGIMHACGHDCHSAMLLGTLKALASGKVTPLHNLRLVWQRAEEIGVLQSGGARLVEEGILEGISYCYGLHISSTEDYGTFISRPGYFMCQAGQLQVEIECSGGHVMRPELGSNGIDIMTDIHMSLRGFELRKLGPNEIISFVPSISKAGTACNIRPGHAEMWYAVRNFLSPERLEEFIAAIKYRIELIVKSYPKAHLATFIYYPGYPPLINDPENYTFIKSLIQDAGMNTSTVPFLFSGEDFSYYLENRVGSYWCLGARKGERTDHHTATFNPDESVLWQGVAFWLLIATAPHPPMRQPIEKGRIELMSYP; from the coding sequence ATGATGAATAAAGAAAGTATTCTATCTTTATCTCTTGAACACCAAAGTTTTACAGCTGAAATGCGCCATAAACTCCACGAAATTCCCGAATTGCAATGGGAGGAAGAAAAAACCCTCGCCTTGATTTCGAGCGAAATTGAGAAAATCATGACCTCTTCAAAAGTGCCGATCCAGCTACATCAAAAAGAAGGCGGAATCTATGTTGATGTGGACTTAGACCCTCATTACCAACGTCTTCTCTTCCGCGCTGACATCGACGCCCTTCCCATCGAGGAACAAACCGGCCTTTCCTACAGCTCAATACACCCCGGTATCATGCACGCCTGTGGTCATGACTGCCACAGCGCAATGCTCCTTGGAACCCTAAAGGCCCTCGCCTCAGGAAAAGTGACCCCCCTTCATAATCTTCGCCTTGTCTGGCAACGGGCTGAGGAAATTGGTGTGCTTCAATCAGGTGGTGCACGTCTCGTTGAAGAAGGCATCTTAGAAGGAATTTCCTATTGTTATGGCCTTCACATCTCTTCAACTGAAGATTATGGCACTTTTATCTCTCGCCCAGGCTATTTTATGTGCCAAGCAGGACAACTCCAAGTCGAAATAGAATGCTCTGGCGGGCATGTGATGCGCCCTGAACTCGGATCGAATGGAATCGACATCATGACGGATATTCATATGAGCCTTAGAGGATTCGAACTCCGTAAGCTAGGGCCCAATGAAATCATCAGTTTTGTCCCCTCTATCTCCAAAGCGGGAACGGCGTGTAATATCCGCCCTGGCCATGCCGAAATGTGGTATGCAGTCCGAAATTTTCTCTCCCCCGAAAGACTTGAAGAGTTCATTGCTGCCATCAAGTACCGCATCGAGCTCATTGTTAAAAGCTATCCTAAGGCCCATCTTGCAACTTTCATTTATTACCCTGGTTACCCTCCACTTATCAATGACCCAGAAAACTACACTTTCATCAAATCACTGATCCAGGATGCCGGCATGAATACAAGCACTGTCCCTTTCCTTTTCTCTGGAGAAGACTTTTCGTACTATCTGGAAAATCGGGTGGGATCGTACTGGTGCTTGGGAGCACGCAAAGGAGAGCGGACAGATCACCACACAGCAACTTTTAATCCTGATGAATCTGTCCTTTGGCAAGGAGTTGCATTTTGGCTTTTAATTGCAACAGCCCCTCATCCACCTATGCGTCAGCCCATCGAAAAGGGTCGGATCGAGCTTATGAGTTATCCTTAG
- a CDS encoding transporter suffix domain-containing protein: protein MIKKNWKFYLGVTFIVLSFALPLFGFLVPFLGLPVGVAAVLTGFLVLGGPEVMIVLAVLFLGRPVFNLIKEKVFRIFKRKGPPKPVSMFRYYLGLIIFFGSVTPYYINVYAPHWFPENETHRLYWFIGGDLSFVCSFFVLGGAFWEKFKRLFIWKD from the coding sequence ATGATAAAGAAGAATTGGAAGTTTTATTTGGGGGTGACGTTTATCGTCCTCTCTTTTGCTTTGCCTCTCTTTGGCTTTCTCGTCCCTTTTTTGGGTTTGCCTGTTGGAGTTGCGGCAGTACTCACGGGATTTCTTGTGCTCGGAGGACCCGAGGTGATGATAGTTCTCGCTGTTCTTTTTCTAGGAAGACCAGTTTTCAATCTTATAAAAGAAAAAGTCTTTCGGATCTTTAAAAGAAAGGGGCCTCCCAAACCAGTCTCCATGTTTCGCTATTACCTGGGGTTGATCATTTTTTTTGGAAGTGTGACTCCTTATTATATTAATGTCTATGCTCCTCACTGGTTTCCAGAAAATGAAACGCATCGTTTGTATTGGTTTATTGGCGGTGATTTGTCTTTTGTCTGTAGTTTTTTTGTTTTAGGCGGAGCGTTCTGGGAAAAATTCAAACGTCTGTTTATTTGGAAGGATTGA
- a CDS encoding replication-associated recombination protein A, with the protein MSTPLAEQLRPEKLSDVVGQDHLVGQNGLLTKIISQKRPLSILLWGPPGCGKTTIARLYAKAFNRTFVSFTGVMNGVAEIKKFIQESESRPLLNNQPILFIDEIHRFNKAQQDIFLPHIEKGTIILIGATTENPSFTINNALLSRLRVLTLESLTPEALEQIITRFEEGQSKIHLTDEAKKGLILMSHGDGRHLLNALENLQTLQEGEIDFDTLCSLMQKRPAAYDRHDDQHYNLISALHKSVRGSDPDASLYWLARMLEGGEDPNFLARRLVRMAVEDIGLADPEALTITLSAWQVYERLGSPEGELALAEATLYLALAPKSNATYTAFKRAQKLASDTSHQDPPKTILNAPTKLMKKFDYGKNYAYDHDTPDGFSGQNYFPEEIERPTFYKPVKRGFEREMEKRIAYFNSLRAKLNPSK; encoded by the coding sequence GCTGCTCACCAAAATCATTTCCCAAAAGCGCCCTCTCTCGATCCTCCTTTGGGGACCTCCCGGCTGTGGAAAAACTACCATCGCACGCCTCTATGCTAAAGCCTTCAACCGAACCTTTGTCAGCTTCACCGGCGTCATGAATGGGGTTGCTGAAATCAAAAAGTTCATCCAAGAAAGTGAATCGCGCCCCCTTCTAAATAACCAACCCATTCTCTTCATCGACGAAATTCACCGCTTCAACAAAGCGCAACAAGACATCTTTCTCCCCCATATCGAAAAAGGAACCATCATCCTGATTGGAGCCACAACAGAAAACCCCTCCTTCACCATCAACAACGCCCTCCTCTCCCGCCTCCGCGTCCTCACTCTCGAATCACTGACACCCGAAGCGCTTGAGCAAATCATTACTCGGTTTGAAGAAGGCCAATCCAAAATCCATCTCACTGATGAAGCCAAAAAAGGGCTTATCTTGATGTCCCACGGCGACGGACGCCACCTTCTCAATGCCCTTGAAAACCTCCAAACGCTCCAAGAAGGAGAAATCGACTTTGACACCCTCTGCTCTCTCATGCAAAAAAGGCCCGCCGCCTATGACCGTCACGACGACCAACACTACAATCTCATCTCCGCTCTCCATAAGTCAGTTCGCGGATCTGATCCCGATGCCTCTCTTTACTGGCTTGCCCGCATGTTAGAAGGAGGCGAAGACCCCAACTTTCTAGCAAGGAGACTCGTTCGCATGGCCGTCGAAGATATCGGCCTTGCCGATCCAGAAGCTCTGACCATCACCCTGAGCGCTTGGCAAGTATACGAACGGCTCGGTTCACCTGAAGGTGAACTTGCCCTAGCCGAAGCCACCCTCTACCTTGCCCTTGCTCCCAAAAGTAACGCCACTTACACAGCCTTCAAACGGGCCCAAAAATTAGCCTCCGACACCTCACATCAAGATCCCCCCAAAACGATTCTCAATGCACCGACCAAGCTGATGAAAAAATTCGACTACGGAAAAAACTACGCCTATGATCACGACACGCCCGATGGATTTTCAGGACAAAACTACTTTCCCGAAGAAATAGAGCGTCCCACTTTTTACAAACCCGTCAAGCGAGGCTTTGAGCGAGAGATGGAAAAAAGAATCGCCTACTTCAATTCCCTTCGAGCCAAACTCAATCCTTCCAAATAA